The proteins below are encoded in one region of Corvus hawaiiensis isolate bCorHaw1 chromosome 3, bCorHaw1.pri.cur, whole genome shotgun sequence:
- the CYRIA gene encoding CYFIP-related Rac1 interactor A isoform X6: MLADLQAYKGAGQEIRDAIQNPNDIQLQEKAWNSVCPLVVRLKRFYEFSLRLEKALQSLLESLTCPPYTPTQHLEREQALAKEFAEILHFTLRFDELKMRNPAIQNDFSYYRRTISRNRINNMHLDIENEVNNEMANRMSLFYAEATPMLKTLSNATTHFVSENKTLPIENTTDCLSTMASVCKVMLETPEYRSRFTSEETLMFCMRVMVGVIILYDHVHPVGAFSKTSKIDMKGCIKVLKEQPPDSVEGLLNALRFTTKHLNDESTSKQIRAMLQ; encoded by the exons ATGCTTGCAGACCTTCAGGCTTACAAAGGAGCTGGACAAGAAATTAGAGAT gcaATACAAAATCCCAATGATATCcagctgcaagaaaaagcatggAATTCAGTCTGTCCCCTGGTTGTAAGGCTAAAGCGCTTTTACGAGTTTTCACTCAGACTAG AGAAAGCCCTGCAGAGTTTGCTGGAATCCTTGACATGCCCTCCCTACACTCCAACTCAGCACCTGGAACGGGAACAGGCTCTAGCAAAAGAGTTTGCAGAAATCTTACATTTTACTCTGCGTTTTGATGAACTTAAG ATGAGAAACCCAGCAATTCAGAACGACTTCAGTTATTACAGGCGGACAATAAGTCGCAACAGAATAAACAATATGCAT CTAGACATTGAGAATGAAGTGAACAATGAAATGGCCAATAGGATGTCCCTGTTCTATGCAGAGGCCACACCAATGCTGAAAACCCTCAGTAACGCAACAACACATTTTGTGTCAGAA AACAAAACGTTACCAATTGAAAATACAACAGACTGTCTAAGTACTATGGCCAGCGTATGTAAAGTCATGTTGGAAACACC aGAGTACAGGAGTAGATTCACCAGTGAAGAGACCCTTATGTTCTGCATGAGAGTAATGGTGGGAGTTATTATTCTGTATGATCATGTTCATCCTGTGGGAGCTTTCTCAAAGACATCAAAGATTGAT ATGAAGGGATGCATAAAAGTTTTAAAGGAACAACCACCTGACTCTGTGGAAGGACTTCTGAATGCTCTCAG GTTCACTACAAAACACCTGAATGATGAATCTACTTCAAAACAAATTCGAGCTATGCTGCAGTAG
- the CYRIA gene encoding CYFIP-related Rac1 interactor A isoform X5: MRNQMGNLLKVLTCTELDQGPNFFLDFENAQPTDGEREVWNQISAVLQDSESMLADLQAYKGAGQEIRDAIQNPNDIQLQEKAWNSVCPLVVRLKRFYEFSLRLEKALQSLLESLTCPPYTPTQHLEREQALAKEFAEILHFTLRFDELKMRNPAIQNDFSYYRRTISRNRINNMHLDIENEVNNEMANRMSLFYAEATPMLKTLSNATTHFVSENKTLPIENTTDCLSTMASVCKVMLETPEYRSRFTSEETLMFCMRVMVGVIILYDHVHPVGAFSKTSKIDWHASVPR, from the exons ATGCACAGCCCACGGATGGAGAAAGGGAGGTCTGGAACCAGATCAGTGCAGTTTTACAGGACTCAGAAAGCATGCTTGCAGACCTTCAGGCTTACAAAGGAGCTGGACAAGAAATTAGAGAT gcaATACAAAATCCCAATGATATCcagctgcaagaaaaagcatggAATTCAGTCTGTCCCCTGGTTGTAAGGCTAAAGCGCTTTTACGAGTTTTCACTCAGACTAG AGAAAGCCCTGCAGAGTTTGCTGGAATCCTTGACATGCCCTCCCTACACTCCAACTCAGCACCTGGAACGGGAACAGGCTCTAGCAAAAGAGTTTGCAGAAATCTTACATTTTACTCTGCGTTTTGATGAACTTAAG ATGAGAAACCCAGCAATTCAGAACGACTTCAGTTATTACAGGCGGACAATAAGTCGCAACAGAATAAACAATATGCAT CTAGACATTGAGAATGAAGTGAACAATGAAATGGCCAATAGGATGTCCCTGTTCTATGCAGAGGCCACACCAATGCTGAAAACCCTCAGTAACGCAACAACACATTTTGTGTCAGAA AACAAAACGTTACCAATTGAAAATACAACAGACTGTCTAAGTACTATGGCCAGCGTATGTAAAGTCATGTTGGAAACACC aGAGTACAGGAGTAGATTCACCAGTGAAGAGACCCTTATGTTCTGCATGAGAGTAATGGTGGGAGTTATTATTCTGTATGATCATGTTCATCCTGTGGGAGCTTTCTCAAAGACATCAAAGATTGAT TGGCATGCTTCTGTTCCCAGATGA
- the CYRIA gene encoding CYFIP-related Rac1 interactor A isoform X2 — MRFAGMGNLLKVLTREIENYPHFFLDFENAQPTDGEREVWNQISAVLQDSESMLADLQAYKGAGQEIRDAIQNPNDIQLQEKAWNSVCPLVVRLKRFYEFSLRLEKALQSLLESLTCPPYTPTQHLEREQALAKEFAEILHFTLRFDELKMRNPAIQNDFSYYRRTISRNRINNMHLDIENEVNNEMANRMSLFYAEATPMLKTLSNATTHFVSENKTLPIENTTDCLSTMASVCKVMLETPEYRSRFTSEETLMFCMRVMVGVIILYDHVHPVGAFSKTSKIDMKGCIKVLKEQPPDSVEGLLNALRFTTKHLNDESTSKQIRAMLQ; from the exons ATGCACAGCCCACGGATGGAGAAAGGGAGGTCTGGAACCAGATCAGTGCAGTTTTACAGGACTCAGAAAGCATGCTTGCAGACCTTCAGGCTTACAAAGGAGCTGGACAAGAAATTAGAGAT gcaATACAAAATCCCAATGATATCcagctgcaagaaaaagcatggAATTCAGTCTGTCCCCTGGTTGTAAGGCTAAAGCGCTTTTACGAGTTTTCACTCAGACTAG AGAAAGCCCTGCAGAGTTTGCTGGAATCCTTGACATGCCCTCCCTACACTCCAACTCAGCACCTGGAACGGGAACAGGCTCTAGCAAAAGAGTTTGCAGAAATCTTACATTTTACTCTGCGTTTTGATGAACTTAAG ATGAGAAACCCAGCAATTCAGAACGACTTCAGTTATTACAGGCGGACAATAAGTCGCAACAGAATAAACAATATGCAT CTAGACATTGAGAATGAAGTGAACAATGAAATGGCCAATAGGATGTCCCTGTTCTATGCAGAGGCCACACCAATGCTGAAAACCCTCAGTAACGCAACAACACATTTTGTGTCAGAA AACAAAACGTTACCAATTGAAAATACAACAGACTGTCTAAGTACTATGGCCAGCGTATGTAAAGTCATGTTGGAAACACC aGAGTACAGGAGTAGATTCACCAGTGAAGAGACCCTTATGTTCTGCATGAGAGTAATGGTGGGAGTTATTATTCTGTATGATCATGTTCATCCTGTGGGAGCTTTCTCAAAGACATCAAAGATTGAT ATGAAGGGATGCATAAAAGTTTTAAAGGAACAACCACCTGACTCTGTGGAAGGACTTCTGAATGCTCTCAG GTTCACTACAAAACACCTGAATGATGAATCTACTTCAAAACAAATTCGAGCTATGCTGCAGTAG
- the CYRIA gene encoding CYFIP-related Rac1 interactor A isoform X3 → MGNLLKVLTCTELDQGPNFFLDFENAQPTDGEREVWNQISAVLQDSESMLADLQAYKGAGQEIRDAIQNPNDIQLQEKAWNSVCPLVVRLKRFYEFSLRLEKALQSLLESLTCPPYTPTQHLEREQALAKEFAEILHFTLRFDELKMRNPAIQNDFSYYRRTISRNRINNMHLDIENEVNNEMANRMSLFYAEATPMLKTLSNATTHFVSENKTLPIENTTDCLSTMASVCKVMLETPEYRSRFTSEETLMFCMRVMVGVIILYDHVHPVGAFSKTSKIDMKGCIKVLKEQPPDSVEGLLNALRFTTKHLNDESTSKQIRAMLQ, encoded by the exons ATGCACAGCCCACGGATGGAGAAAGGGAGGTCTGGAACCAGATCAGTGCAGTTTTACAGGACTCAGAAAGCATGCTTGCAGACCTTCAGGCTTACAAAGGAGCTGGACAAGAAATTAGAGAT gcaATACAAAATCCCAATGATATCcagctgcaagaaaaagcatggAATTCAGTCTGTCCCCTGGTTGTAAGGCTAAAGCGCTTTTACGAGTTTTCACTCAGACTAG AGAAAGCCCTGCAGAGTTTGCTGGAATCCTTGACATGCCCTCCCTACACTCCAACTCAGCACCTGGAACGGGAACAGGCTCTAGCAAAAGAGTTTGCAGAAATCTTACATTTTACTCTGCGTTTTGATGAACTTAAG ATGAGAAACCCAGCAATTCAGAACGACTTCAGTTATTACAGGCGGACAATAAGTCGCAACAGAATAAACAATATGCAT CTAGACATTGAGAATGAAGTGAACAATGAAATGGCCAATAGGATGTCCCTGTTCTATGCAGAGGCCACACCAATGCTGAAAACCCTCAGTAACGCAACAACACATTTTGTGTCAGAA AACAAAACGTTACCAATTGAAAATACAACAGACTGTCTAAGTACTATGGCCAGCGTATGTAAAGTCATGTTGGAAACACC aGAGTACAGGAGTAGATTCACCAGTGAAGAGACCCTTATGTTCTGCATGAGAGTAATGGTGGGAGTTATTATTCTGTATGATCATGTTCATCCTGTGGGAGCTTTCTCAAAGACATCAAAGATTGAT ATGAAGGGATGCATAAAAGTTTTAAAGGAACAACCACCTGACTCTGTGGAAGGACTTCTGAATGCTCTCAG GTTCACTACAAAACACCTGAATGATGAATCTACTTCAAAACAAATTCGAGCTATGCTGCAGTAG
- the CYRIA gene encoding CYFIP-related Rac1 interactor A isoform X1 gives MRNQMGNLLKVLTCTELDQGPNFFLDFENAQPTDGEREVWNQISAVLQDSESMLADLQAYKGAGQEIRDAIQNPNDIQLQEKAWNSVCPLVVRLKRFYEFSLRLEKALQSLLESLTCPPYTPTQHLEREQALAKEFAEILHFTLRFDELKMRNPAIQNDFSYYRRTISRNRINNMHLDIENEVNNEMANRMSLFYAEATPMLKTLSNATTHFVSENKTLPIENTTDCLSTMASVCKVMLETPEYRSRFTSEETLMFCMRVMVGVIILYDHVHPVGAFSKTSKIDMKGCIKVLKEQPPDSVEGLLNALRFTTKHLNDESTSKQIRAMLQ, from the exons ATGCACAGCCCACGGATGGAGAAAGGGAGGTCTGGAACCAGATCAGTGCAGTTTTACAGGACTCAGAAAGCATGCTTGCAGACCTTCAGGCTTACAAAGGAGCTGGACAAGAAATTAGAGAT gcaATACAAAATCCCAATGATATCcagctgcaagaaaaagcatggAATTCAGTCTGTCCCCTGGTTGTAAGGCTAAAGCGCTTTTACGAGTTTTCACTCAGACTAG AGAAAGCCCTGCAGAGTTTGCTGGAATCCTTGACATGCCCTCCCTACACTCCAACTCAGCACCTGGAACGGGAACAGGCTCTAGCAAAAGAGTTTGCAGAAATCTTACATTTTACTCTGCGTTTTGATGAACTTAAG ATGAGAAACCCAGCAATTCAGAACGACTTCAGTTATTACAGGCGGACAATAAGTCGCAACAGAATAAACAATATGCAT CTAGACATTGAGAATGAAGTGAACAATGAAATGGCCAATAGGATGTCCCTGTTCTATGCAGAGGCCACACCAATGCTGAAAACCCTCAGTAACGCAACAACACATTTTGTGTCAGAA AACAAAACGTTACCAATTGAAAATACAACAGACTGTCTAAGTACTATGGCCAGCGTATGTAAAGTCATGTTGGAAACACC aGAGTACAGGAGTAGATTCACCAGTGAAGAGACCCTTATGTTCTGCATGAGAGTAATGGTGGGAGTTATTATTCTGTATGATCATGTTCATCCTGTGGGAGCTTTCTCAAAGACATCAAAGATTGAT ATGAAGGGATGCATAAAAGTTTTAAAGGAACAACCACCTGACTCTGTGGAAGGACTTCTGAATGCTCTCAG GTTCACTACAAAACACCTGAATGATGAATCTACTTCAAAACAAATTCGAGCTATGCTGCAGTAG
- the CYRIA gene encoding CYFIP-related Rac1 interactor A isoform X4: MGNLLKVLTREIENYPHFFLDFENAQPTDGEREVWNQISAVLQDSESMLADLQAYKGAGQEIRDAIQNPNDIQLQEKAWNSVCPLVVRLKRFYEFSLRLEKALQSLLESLTCPPYTPTQHLEREQALAKEFAEILHFTLRFDELKMRNPAIQNDFSYYRRTISRNRINNMHLDIENEVNNEMANRMSLFYAEATPMLKTLSNATTHFVSENKTLPIENTTDCLSTMASVCKVMLETPEYRSRFTSEETLMFCMRVMVGVIILYDHVHPVGAFSKTSKIDMKGCIKVLKEQPPDSVEGLLNALRFTTKHLNDESTSKQIRAMLQ, encoded by the exons ATGCACAGCCCACGGATGGAGAAAGGGAGGTCTGGAACCAGATCAGTGCAGTTTTACAGGACTCAGAAAGCATGCTTGCAGACCTTCAGGCTTACAAAGGAGCTGGACAAGAAATTAGAGAT gcaATACAAAATCCCAATGATATCcagctgcaagaaaaagcatggAATTCAGTCTGTCCCCTGGTTGTAAGGCTAAAGCGCTTTTACGAGTTTTCACTCAGACTAG AGAAAGCCCTGCAGAGTTTGCTGGAATCCTTGACATGCCCTCCCTACACTCCAACTCAGCACCTGGAACGGGAACAGGCTCTAGCAAAAGAGTTTGCAGAAATCTTACATTTTACTCTGCGTTTTGATGAACTTAAG ATGAGAAACCCAGCAATTCAGAACGACTTCAGTTATTACAGGCGGACAATAAGTCGCAACAGAATAAACAATATGCAT CTAGACATTGAGAATGAAGTGAACAATGAAATGGCCAATAGGATGTCCCTGTTCTATGCAGAGGCCACACCAATGCTGAAAACCCTCAGTAACGCAACAACACATTTTGTGTCAGAA AACAAAACGTTACCAATTGAAAATACAACAGACTGTCTAAGTACTATGGCCAGCGTATGTAAAGTCATGTTGGAAACACC aGAGTACAGGAGTAGATTCACCAGTGAAGAGACCCTTATGTTCTGCATGAGAGTAATGGTGGGAGTTATTATTCTGTATGATCATGTTCATCCTGTGGGAGCTTTCTCAAAGACATCAAAGATTGAT ATGAAGGGATGCATAAAAGTTTTAAAGGAACAACCACCTGACTCTGTGGAAGGACTTCTGAATGCTCTCAG GTTCACTACAAAACACCTGAATGATGAATCTACTTCAAAACAAATTCGAGCTATGCTGCAGTAG